A region of Verrucomicrobiota bacterium DNA encodes the following proteins:
- a CDS encoding ATP-binding protein codes for MSDELTNPEPDWLQGDRLQVGLLKNKPEFREDLRWYARRAGALKMSQKQMGDELGISASNISKVFSGQYIDTRNSLVLAPPAKMLSRIRVLRDQEAEAVASRNQGRVMTPTVEEVHRVCRKVWKQKQIGIIYGESHIGKTEALEWFRDENNHGATLYVDLQDIAGVQDLYKEFAYALKLSGKSGPERLKERVINSIDGTNLILVDEVHHITHAYRKGSAKLMVNALKSIKDRTGCAMVLCMTHVGRHEFEDGEDARLLGQLRRRGSIILDLGQAMTVGDVRAIVEAYGLEFPPAKRGELWKKFEAEYADLEHISICRDIAWDRGAQWLINCLHDGQLLANKTKAKLTWATFVKAHKIYLKGEQPRAA; via the coding sequence ATGAGCGACGAACTAACCAACCCGGAGCCCGATTGGCTCCAGGGAGACCGTCTTCAAGTCGGCCTTCTAAAGAATAAGCCCGAGTTTCGCGAAGACCTCCGCTGGTATGCGCGGCGGGCAGGTGCTCTGAAAATGAGCCAGAAACAAATGGGCGACGAGCTGGGCATCTCTGCCAGCAACATCTCAAAGGTGTTTTCCGGCCAATACATCGATACTCGAAACAGCTTGGTTCTTGCACCCCCAGCGAAGATGCTTTCCCGGATCCGCGTTCTCCGCGACCAGGAGGCCGAGGCGGTGGCTTCCCGCAACCAAGGCCGTGTGATGACCCCCACCGTTGAGGAGGTCCATCGCGTCTGCCGTAAGGTGTGGAAGCAAAAGCAAATCGGAATCATCTACGGGGAGTCGCACATCGGGAAAACCGAGGCCCTTGAATGGTTCCGCGACGAGAACAATCACGGTGCAACTCTCTACGTCGACCTCCAGGACATCGCTGGCGTGCAAGATCTTTACAAGGAGTTTGCCTATGCCCTAAAACTCTCTGGTAAGTCCGGCCCCGAGCGCCTCAAGGAGCGCGTCATCAACTCCATAGACGGCACCAACCTCATCCTCGTCGATGAGGTTCACCACATCACTCACGCTTACCGGAAGGGGAGCGCGAAACTCATGGTCAACGCGCTCAAGAGCATTAAGGACCGCACCGGATGCGCGATGGTGCTCTGCATGACTCACGTTGGACGTCACGAGTTTGAGGACGGCGAGGACGCTCGCCTCCTTGGTCAACTGAGACGCCGCGGCTCAATCATCCTGGATCTCGGTCAAGCGATGACCGTTGGCGATGTCCGGGCTATTGTCGAGGCTTACGGTCTCGAGTTCCCACCAGCCAAAAGGGGAGAGCTTTGGAAAAAGTTCGAGGCAGAATACGCCGACCTTGAGCACATCAGTATTTGCCGAGACATCGCTTGGGACCGCGGAGCTCAATGGCTCATCAACTGTCTCCACGACGGTCAGCT